A single window of Hymenobacter sp. APR13 DNA harbors:
- a CDS encoding dipeptide epimerase, translating into MPIWSLTALELPLRFTWKISRNASTAKTNLLVQVRDEAGGPAGYGEAAPNVRYGETPAGLQAEFEALLQSGLGRVSSEAALQEFLAGQPVAHALRFALESAVVHWEAARAGQPVWQWLGVPAPASAVPTAFTLPIMEPSAVAGFLQEHDMARFALLKIKVNQEMGYELLREVTRVLPGRPLIIDGNEAWTDPDALLRFVEQAAPLPGLRVRLLEQPLPAAEAAAYRYLHPRTPWPLFADESVTDAADFADIARQFHGVNMKLMKAGGYRNGLRILRETQAHGLQTMMGCMVETSLGIWSALQLSGLAGICDLDGLLILRDEPFGLVREQAGQLHAQAVLPATL; encoded by the coding sequence ATGCCCATCTGGTCGCTCACTGCTCTCGAACTGCCGTTGCGGTTCACCTGGAAAATCTCACGCAACGCGTCCACCGCCAAAACCAACCTGCTGGTGCAGGTGCGCGACGAGGCCGGTGGCCCCGCAGGCTACGGCGAGGCGGCTCCCAACGTGCGCTACGGCGAAACGCCAGCGGGTTTGCAGGCTGAGTTTGAGGCGCTGCTGCAAAGCGGCCTGGGCCGGGTGAGTTCGGAAGCCGCGCTGCAGGAGTTTCTGGCCGGCCAGCCGGTGGCGCACGCGCTGCGGTTTGCGCTGGAGTCGGCGGTGGTGCACTGGGAGGCGGCGCGGGCGGGCCAGCCGGTATGGCAGTGGCTGGGCGTGCCGGCGCCGGCCTCAGCCGTGCCTACGGCCTTCACGCTGCCCATCATGGAGCCGAGCGCCGTGGCCGGTTTTCTGCAGGAGCACGACATGGCCCGGTTTGCGCTACTCAAAATCAAGGTGAACCAGGAAATGGGCTACGAGCTGCTGCGCGAAGTCACGCGCGTGCTGCCCGGCCGGCCCCTCATCATCGACGGCAACGAGGCCTGGACCGACCCCGATGCCCTGCTGCGGTTTGTGGAGCAGGCCGCCCCGCTGCCCGGCCTGCGCGTGCGCCTGCTGGAGCAGCCGCTGCCCGCCGCCGAGGCCGCCGCCTACCGCTACCTGCACCCCCGCACGCCCTGGCCGCTGTTCGCCGACGAGTCGGTGACCGACGCGGCCGACTTCGCCGACATTGCCCGGCAGTTTCACGGTGTCAATATGAAGCTGATGAAGGCCGGCGGCTACCGCAACGGCCTGCGCATTCTGCGCGAAACCCAGGCCCACGGCCTGCAAACCATGATGGGCTGCATGGTAGAAACGTCGCTGGGCATCTGGTCGGCGCTGCAGCTGAGCGGGCTGGCTGGCATCTGCGACCTGGACGGCCTGCTAATCCTCCGTGACGAGCCGTTTGGGCTGGTGCGCGAGCAGGCCGGGCAGCTGCACGCCCAGGCCGTACTGCCGGCCACGCTGTAG
- a CDS encoding dicarboxylate/amino acid:cation symporter, giving the protein MKFSRLLPLVLLLAVVAVLLTVLASYGVGGISPGVAQATRWVFLAAFVAYGVQRRSLTFWIVVSMFVGAEIGNDYPTVAVNLKVLSDAFLRLVKTIIAPLVFGTLVVGIAGHANLKQVGKMGLKALVYFEIVTTFALFIGLAAINLTKAGVGISQAGVAADTEKLQAVEQSTSDIILHIFPENIAKSIAEGQVLQVVVFAIIFAIGLAMVHQKHRRPMLEWAESLSEVMFKFTNVVMFFAPLGVGGALAYTVGKMGFGPLLNAFQLLLTLYAALAVFLLVVLLPIAFLARIPVKRFVQAIAEPVSIAFATTSSEAALPRAMEAMESIGVPRRIVAFVMPTGYSFNLDGTTLYLSLAAVFVAQAAGIELSFGQQLIMVFTLMLTSKGVAGVPRASLVILLATVASFNLPAWPVFIILGIDALMDMARTAVNVIGNCLATAVVARWEGEFIDNYVAPEPVQELAEPDSSIAQAH; this is encoded by the coding sequence ATGAAGTTTTCGCGACTCCTCCCTCTCGTTCTGTTGCTGGCCGTAGTGGCCGTGCTCCTCACCGTTTTGGCCTCCTACGGCGTGGGCGGCATCAGTCCTGGCGTGGCGCAGGCCACCCGGTGGGTGTTTCTGGCCGCCTTTGTGGCGTATGGCGTGCAGCGCCGCTCCCTCACCTTCTGGATTGTGGTGAGCATGTTCGTCGGGGCCGAAATCGGCAACGACTACCCTACCGTCGCCGTCAACCTCAAGGTGCTCAGCGACGCCTTCCTGCGACTGGTGAAAACCATTATTGCGCCGCTGGTATTCGGCACGCTGGTGGTGGGCATTGCCGGGCACGCCAACCTCAAGCAGGTAGGCAAGATGGGGCTCAAGGCGCTGGTGTACTTTGAAATCGTAACCACCTTCGCCCTGTTTATCGGGCTGGCAGCCATCAACCTCACCAAGGCCGGTGTAGGCATCAGCCAGGCCGGCGTTGCCGCCGACACCGAGAAGCTGCAGGCCGTGGAGCAATCTACGTCCGATATTATCCTGCACATCTTCCCCGAAAACATTGCTAAATCCATTGCCGAAGGCCAGGTGCTGCAGGTGGTGGTGTTTGCTATCATCTTCGCCATCGGGCTGGCCATGGTGCACCAGAAGCACCGCCGCCCCATGCTGGAGTGGGCCGAAAGCCTGTCGGAGGTGATGTTTAAGTTCACCAACGTGGTGATGTTCTTCGCGCCGCTGGGTGTGGGCGGGGCCTTGGCCTACACGGTGGGCAAAATGGGGTTCGGGCCACTGCTCAATGCCTTCCAGTTGCTCCTGACGCTGTATGCCGCCCTAGCCGTATTCCTACTGGTGGTGCTGCTGCCCATTGCTTTCCTGGCCCGCATTCCGGTGAAGCGCTTCGTGCAAGCCATTGCCGAGCCCGTGAGCATTGCCTTTGCCACTACCTCGTCGGAAGCAGCCTTGCCCCGGGCCATGGAAGCCATGGAAAGCATCGGGGTGCCGCGCCGCATTGTGGCCTTCGTGATGCCGACCGGCTACTCGTTCAACCTCGATGGCACGACCCTCTACCTGTCGCTGGCGGCGGTGTTTGTGGCGCAGGCTGCCGGCATTGAGTTGTCGTTTGGGCAGCAGCTGATTATGGTGTTCACCCTGATGCTGACCTCCAAAGGCGTGGCTGGGGTGCCGCGCGCTTCGCTCGTGATTCTGCTGGCTACGGTAGCTTCCTTCAACCTGCCGGCTTGGCCCGTATTTATCATTCTGGGCATTGATGCCCTGATGGACATGGCCCGTACCGCCGTCAATGTTATCGGCAACTGCCTGGCCACGGCCGTAGTGGCCCGCTGGGAAGGCGAGTTCATCGATAACTACGTGGCCCCGGAGCCCGTACAGGAGCTGGCCGAGCCCGACAGCAGCATTGCGCAGGCTCACTGA
- a CDS encoding T9SS type A sorting domain-containing protein, producing MHTISFKLLAVTLLLLLAAGTEARPRRQGPGNPARTEIKAYLQQNVLPAVRQQRQQMETRLSPADRTQLASYRTQLQTLRQQAHSLRQAARPTAGATRPDLTPEQQQRQQLRAATKDVLLNVAQLARKYEADISQLTQPLQPQQEKWAADLAAIRARHTPAAGAASPAAGRHHVAASHLLRPVRFLLLDPAGLTQPQSTAAASLYPNPAVAASQLTYEVQKPGPVTIELLDGRGNTLRTVAQESRQEKGPHTLSINLSDLPAGTYFYKISTRTGAETRRFVKE from the coding sequence ATGCACACAATTTCCTTCAAGTTACTGGCCGTTACCCTATTGCTGCTGCTGGCAGCCGGCACCGAAGCCCGCCCGCGCCGGCAGGGCCCCGGCAACCCCGCCCGCACCGAAATAAAGGCCTACCTCCAGCAAAACGTGCTGCCCGCGGTGCGGCAGCAGCGCCAGCAGATGGAAACCCGGCTCAGCCCCGCCGACCGCACGCAGCTGGCCAGCTACCGCACCCAGCTCCAGACGCTCCGCCAGCAGGCTCACTCGCTTCGCCAAGCGGCCAGGCCCACTGCCGGAGCCACTCGCCCCGACCTAACGCCTGAGCAGCAGCAACGCCAGCAGCTCCGCGCCGCTACCAAGGACGTGCTGCTGAACGTGGCGCAGTTGGCCCGGAAGTATGAGGCTGATATCAGCCAGCTAACCCAGCCCCTGCAGCCCCAACAAGAGAAATGGGCCGCCGACCTTGCTGCTATCCGCGCACGGCACACGCCTGCTGCCGGGGCAGCGTCACCTGCCGCCGGCCGGCACCACGTTGCTGCCAGCCACCTGTTGCGCCCGGTTCGTTTCCTGCTGCTCGACCCGGCTGGCCTAACTCAACCGCAATCAACTGCTGCCGCCAGCCTCTACCCCAACCCAGCCGTGGCTGCCAGCCAGCTGACCTATGAGGTGCAAAAGCCTGGCCCCGTTACTATTGAGCTGCTGGACGGCCGCGGCAACACGCTACGCACCGTGGCTCAGGAAAGCCGCCAGGAAAAAGGCCCGCACACGCTCTCCATCAACCTGAGTGACTTGCCGGCCGGCACCTACTTCTACAAGATCAGCACGCGCACCGGCGCCGAAACCCGGCGCTTCGTGAAAGAATAA
- a CDS encoding DUF6799 domain-containing protein, with product MHRHLLSLSFLLLLSAPTALLAQSSAGTAASPAKAQYFVVQDHEVMLRKDDKVMPLSKNVVLPSGAKINYKSGIIEYPDGRKTALKEGDIVTMSGDVVASLPNRRPAEAVAAAPATPAPAAATAPAAAPTPAPAAPAPAAATAPAMPAFTYKAAEPVNGKLRGVVELGASGFNSFIVRMDAQRNWKLERADFGYSLIMENLATSDDVRKGLKAYIGQMLDYGVPGNNIYFVVSSGAQKAEVTQKIIRGLKELNYVVNTVTPEQEGQLALRAALPAAYASRGFVLDIGSGNTKISWLQNGTPQSVEATGSKYYEAGTPDEKVATEVQAKAAQVPDALRTTCFIIGGVPYELAKPLRKGQERYTVLNAPEAYKQLEKAKTKAGVNIYKAVREATGCQQFVFDWDANFTIGYLLSLK from the coding sequence ATGCACCGTCACTTACTTTCTCTCTCCTTCCTGCTGCTGCTCTCTGCCCCCACGGCGCTGCTGGCCCAATCATCTGCCGGCACGGCAGCCTCCCCGGCCAAGGCCCAGTACTTTGTGGTACAAGACCACGAAGTGATGCTGCGCAAAGACGACAAGGTGATGCCGCTGTCCAAGAACGTGGTACTGCCCAGTGGCGCCAAGATCAACTACAAAAGCGGCATCATTGAGTATCCGGACGGCCGCAAGACTGCCCTCAAGGAAGGCGACATCGTGACGATGAGCGGCGACGTGGTGGCCAGCCTGCCAAACCGCCGGCCGGCGGAAGCCGTGGCCGCGGCCCCTGCCACGCCAGCTCCGGCTGCCGCCACCGCCCCTGCGGCTGCTCCCACGCCGGCCCCGGCTGCTCCCGCGCCGGCCGCCGCAACCGCCCCGGCCATGCCGGCCTTCACGTACAAGGCCGCCGAGCCGGTGAACGGCAAGCTGCGGGGCGTGGTGGAGCTGGGCGCCAGCGGCTTCAACTCGTTTATCGTGCGCATGGATGCCCAGCGCAACTGGAAGCTGGAGCGCGCCGACTTCGGCTACAGCCTGATCATGGAAAACCTGGCCACCAGCGACGACGTGCGCAAGGGCCTGAAAGCCTACATCGGGCAGATGCTCGACTACGGCGTACCGGGCAACAACATCTACTTCGTGGTTAGCTCGGGGGCGCAGAAGGCGGAGGTGACGCAGAAAATCATTCGCGGCCTCAAGGAGCTGAACTACGTGGTAAACACCGTGACGCCGGAGCAGGAAGGCCAGCTGGCGCTGCGTGCGGCCCTGCCGGCAGCCTACGCTTCCCGCGGTTTCGTGCTGGACATCGGCTCCGGCAACACCAAGATTTCCTGGCTGCAGAACGGCACGCCCCAGTCGGTGGAAGCCACGGGCTCGAAATACTACGAAGCCGGCACGCCCGACGAGAAAGTAGCCACCGAGGTGCAGGCCAAAGCCGCCCAGGTGCCGGATGCCCTGCGCACCACCTGCTTTATCATCGGCGGGGTGCCGTATGAGCTGGCCAAGCCGCTGCGCAAAGGCCAGGAGCGCTACACGGTGCTGAATGCGCCGGAAGCTTACAAGCAGCTGGAAAAAGCCAAAACCAAGGCGGGCGTGAACATCTACAAGGCCGTGCGCGAAGCCACCGGCTGCCAGCAGTTCGTCTTCGACTGGGATGCCAACTTCACCATCGGCTACCTGCTCTCGCTGAAATAG
- a CDS encoding DUF4239 domain-containing protein, giving the protein MASAPSWEASFYSVDPSLQYMLWMYEMPTWLLALCITGTTVLVALIGLYFAHRRLHGSAAAALIDNGTVGWFFSGVTVLYGLTLGLLTVATWQNYSDASAIASQEAASLAVLYRDLSGYPDSTAQPLQAQLRSYTEFIVQKSWPAQRRGMANDTERTVLTRFQTQLLRTQVRTMSQQVLHGEAIETFNRLVELRRQRIESISSGVPGVLWAAVLLGAVITIAFSYCFVVENLKFHALLTSLLALMVGIMIFLIAALDHPYLGDVSVTPDAYQVVLDKVMVPLPDTLQP; this is encoded by the coding sequence ATGGCTTCTGCTCCTTCCTGGGAAGCTTCTTTCTATTCTGTTGATCCTTCCCTGCAGTATATGCTCTGGATGTACGAAATGCCTACTTGGCTGCTGGCGCTCTGTATCACGGGAACCACCGTGCTGGTGGCGCTGATCGGGCTGTACTTTGCCCACCGTCGCCTGCATGGCAGCGCCGCCGCGGCCCTCATCGACAACGGCACCGTAGGCTGGTTTTTTTCGGGCGTCACGGTGCTCTACGGCCTCACGCTGGGCCTGCTGACGGTAGCTACCTGGCAGAACTACTCCGATGCCTCTGCCATTGCCTCGCAGGAAGCCGCCTCGTTGGCTGTGCTGTACCGCGACCTGAGCGGCTACCCCGACAGCACTGCCCAGCCCCTGCAGGCCCAGCTGCGCAGCTACACCGAATTTATCGTGCAGAAATCGTGGCCGGCCCAGCGCCGGGGCATGGCCAACGACACCGAGCGTACAGTGCTTACCCGGTTTCAGACCCAACTACTGCGGACCCAGGTGCGCACCATGAGCCAGCAGGTGCTGCACGGCGAGGCCATCGAAACTTTCAACCGGCTGGTGGAACTGCGGCGGCAGCGCATTGAGAGCATCAGTTCAGGCGTGCCGGGCGTGCTGTGGGCGGCGGTGCTGCTGGGCGCTGTTATCACCATTGCCTTTTCCTACTGCTTCGTGGTGGAAAACCTGAAATTTCACGCCCTGCTCACCAGCCTGCTGGCCTTGATGGTCGGCATCATGATTTTCCTGATTGCCGCCCTCGATCATCCTTATCTCGGCGACGTGAGCGTTACGCCTGATGCCTACCAGGTGGTGCTGGACAAGGTGATGGTGCCGCTGCCAGACACGCTCCAACCTTAG
- a CDS encoding class I SAM-dependent methyltransferase, producing MPPTLPDSGFDRVAAFYDPLAQLVYGRALLAAQQAALVAGLPAGAPRVLVIGGGTGWVLTEVLRQRPWAQVLYLEASPRMLDRARRQVPTGAAAQVEFRLGTEATLDPAERFEVIVTFFLLDLFEAGRLRRLVARLHQARQPNAPWLLADFAAPRTWWQRGLLAAMYGFFRATTGISARSLPPIHQTMASLGLRPVQEQRFFGGMVEAVVWQ from the coding sequence ATGCCACCTACTCTGCCAGATTCCGGCTTCGACCGGGTTGCAGCCTTCTACGACCCGCTGGCGCAACTGGTATATGGGCGCGCGCTGCTGGCGGCGCAGCAGGCGGCGCTGGTAGCCGGCCTGCCCGCCGGAGCGCCGCGGGTGCTTGTCATCGGAGGCGGCACGGGCTGGGTGCTGACCGAGGTGCTGCGCCAGCGACCTTGGGCGCAGGTGCTCTACCTAGAAGCCTCCCCCCGCATGCTAGACCGCGCGCGGCGGCAGGTGCCCACCGGCGCCGCCGCGCAGGTGGAGTTTCGGCTGGGCACCGAGGCGACGCTGGACCCGGCCGAGCGGTTTGAGGTAATCGTCACGTTTTTTCTGCTGGACTTGTTTGAGGCCGGGCGGCTGCGGCGGCTGGTGGCCCGCCTGCACCAGGCGCGCCAGCCCAACGCTCCCTGGCTGCTGGCCGACTTTGCAGCTCCCCGCACCTGGTGGCAACGGGGGCTGCTGGCGGCTATGTATGGCTTTTTTCGCGCCACCACCGGCATCAGTGCCCGGAGCCTGCCGCCCATTCATCAGACCATGGCCAGCCTGGGGTTGCGGCCAGTGCAGGAACAGCGCTTTTTTGGCGGGATGGTGGAAGCAGTGGTGTGGCAGTGA
- a CDS encoding GAF domain-containing protein — MLPEPTVARPASAAFPFQTSLSLEPIIAYWRAREDHDNPGVALLARSIGEKVAAEPWCRGPITDMSVLECHCDLVDTLMLAMFPPASFRHDISGAIVPFQRYSFYHTPRFAEVLLTSAKTVKQPLNIDTATLEVHTARMAYQLILDKVYGVQMPDNGTIIFTVPDYSIGLYRHFSVVFDSTFLDVRVVGTRPELTSEQVELLTRNPNRPDIWQELLPPMHFVLEGFNILHLADVTEQEILSELKYDLLERDVLQASDRLEQIQEKLRVLFKRPFLQLGIAAYNEKKRAFVDFGRKINHSFLTKQLHSQDAGSGFRQIYSELWQNRQPLVLEDVETAAIPEDLRQQILSIGIRSAILALLRYGDDTVGLLELGSPNVGDLDEFDIETVAQFAPLFAVAVKRNAEEIQTRVQAIIKEKFTAIHPSMEWRFTNAAENLLQKQEDGNRGAEMEDIVFHDVYPLHGSCDIRGSSTARNEAIQGDLVEHLTLANKVLKKASEFQALPILDELKFYVNKNLRRLRQGLISGDEVSIFESLRTEVEPLFEYLGQNTPELQAVISQYWSNIDPELGILYKRRKAFEQSTTLLNDAVSDYLDEEEEKAQQMFPHYFQRFKTDGVEYNIYVGASLVEHKPFDLVFLKNLRLWQLLTMIEITRRTVALKPHLPVPLDTTQLILIHSQPLGIRFRQDERQFDVDGAYNIRYEIIKKRIDKATVQGTGERLTQPGRIALVYSQQREADEYLEYLDYLQDRGLLEDEIEELELEELQGVKGLLALRVKVKLT; from the coding sequence ATGCTACCCGAACCCACCGTTGCCCGTCCGGCCTCTGCCGCTTTTCCTTTCCAGACCTCGCTTAGCCTCGAGCCCATTATTGCCTACTGGCGGGCCCGCGAAGACCATGACAACCCCGGCGTAGCGCTGCTGGCCCGCTCCATCGGCGAGAAGGTGGCGGCCGAGCCCTGGTGCCGCGGCCCCATCACCGACATGAGCGTGCTGGAGTGCCACTGCGACCTGGTAGACACGCTGATGCTGGCTATGTTCCCGCCGGCTTCCTTCCGCCACGACATCAGCGGGGCCATTGTGCCGTTTCAGCGTTACAGCTTCTACCACACGCCACGCTTTGCCGAGGTGTTGCTCACGAGCGCCAAAACCGTGAAGCAGCCGCTCAACATCGACACGGCCACGCTGGAAGTGCATACCGCCCGCATGGCTTACCAGTTGATTCTGGATAAGGTGTACGGCGTACAGATGCCCGACAACGGCACCATCATCTTCACCGTGCCCGATTACAGCATTGGCCTGTACCGGCACTTCAGCGTGGTGTTCGACTCCACTTTCCTGGATGTGCGCGTGGTGGGCACGCGGCCGGAGCTGACCTCGGAGCAGGTGGAGTTGCTCACGCGCAACCCTAATCGCCCCGATATCTGGCAGGAGCTACTGCCGCCGATGCACTTTGTCCTGGAAGGCTTCAACATCCTGCATCTAGCCGATGTGACCGAGCAGGAAATCCTGTCGGAGCTGAAGTACGATCTGCTGGAGCGCGACGTGCTGCAGGCCTCCGACCGGCTGGAGCAGATCCAGGAAAAGCTGCGGGTACTGTTTAAGCGGCCTTTTCTGCAGCTAGGCATTGCGGCCTACAACGAGAAGAAGCGCGCCTTCGTGGACTTTGGCCGCAAAATCAACCACAGCTTCCTCACCAAGCAGCTCCACAGCCAGGATGCTGGCTCGGGCTTCCGCCAGATTTACTCGGAGCTCTGGCAAAACCGCCAGCCGCTGGTGCTGGAAGATGTGGAAACGGCCGCCATTCCCGAAGACCTGCGCCAGCAGATCCTGAGCATCGGCATCCGCTCGGCCATCCTGGCGCTGCTCCGCTACGGCGACGACACGGTGGGCTTGCTGGAACTGGGCTCGCCCAACGTCGGCGACCTAGACGAGTTTGATATCGAGACGGTAGCGCAGTTTGCCCCCCTGTTTGCGGTGGCTGTCAAGCGCAACGCCGAGGAAATCCAGACTCGGGTGCAGGCAATCATCAAGGAGAAGTTTACGGCCATCCATCCGAGCATGGAATGGCGCTTTACCAACGCGGCCGAAAACCTGCTCCAGAAGCAGGAAGACGGCAACCGCGGCGCCGAAATGGAGGACATTGTGTTCCATGATGTGTACCCGCTGCACGGCTCCTGCGACATCCGCGGCTCCAGCACGGCCCGCAACGAAGCCATCCAGGGCGACCTGGTGGAGCACCTCACGCTGGCCAACAAGGTGTTGAAGAAGGCCTCGGAGTTTCAGGCGCTGCCCATCCTCGACGAACTCAAGTTTTACGTCAACAAAAACCTGCGGCGCCTGCGACAGGGCCTGATTTCGGGCGACGAGGTGAGCATCTTCGAGTCGCTCCGGACGGAGGTGGAGCCGCTGTTTGAGTACCTGGGTCAGAATACACCCGAACTGCAGGCGGTTATCAGCCAATACTGGTCGAATATCGACCCGGAGCTGGGTATCCTGTACAAGCGCCGCAAGGCCTTCGAGCAGAGCACTACCCTGCTCAACGATGCCGTGAGCGACTACCTCGACGAGGAAGAGGAAAAAGCCCAGCAGATGTTCCCGCACTACTTCCAGCGCTTCAAAACCGACGGCGTGGAGTACAACATCTATGTGGGTGCCTCGCTGGTAGAGCACAAGCCCTTCGATCTGGTGTTCCTGAAGAACCTGCGTTTGTGGCAGTTGCTCACCATGATTGAGATTACGCGGCGCACGGTGGCCCTCAAGCCGCACCTCCCCGTGCCGCTCGACACCACGCAGCTCATCCTCATCCATAGCCAGCCGCTGGGCATCCGCTTCCGGCAGGATGAGCGCCAGTTCGACGTAGACGGCGCCTATAACATCCGCTACGAAATCATTAAGAAACGCATCGACAAGGCCACGGTACAGGGCACCGGCGAGCGGCTCACGCAGCCCGGCCGCATTGCGCTGGTGTACTCGCAGCAGCGCGAGGCCGACGAGTACCTCGAATACCTGGACTACCTCCAGGATCGGGGCCTGCTCGAAGATGAAATCGAGGAGCTTGAGCTGGAAGAGTTGCAGGGCGTGAAAGGCCTACTGGCTTTGCGCGTGAAAGTGAAACTGACTTAA
- a CDS encoding phosphatase PAP2 family protein — MTNHLRRLLAGSMLFLTEFAVTLLLGILGVVGFLALGREVFDQDAATFDAAAFRWVQRLLGPRQQWVEAVTFLASRNFITIAGLLLINWLLLLRRHRWYSLLVPVVALGSITLNLVLKQFYNRPRPLLPLVSASGLSFPSGHAMISASFYGLLVYLVQTHVRPQGLRWLLTALLVSIILLIGLTRVYLRVHYATDVIAGFTAGLVWLVVAIPVLKQIENRVKKRFQHQPQFTEKQPE; from the coding sequence ATGACCAATCATTTGCGCCGGCTGCTGGCTGGCAGTATGCTGTTTCTGACCGAGTTTGCCGTGACGTTGCTGCTGGGCATTCTGGGGGTAGTAGGGTTTCTGGCGCTGGGGCGGGAGGTATTCGACCAGGATGCGGCCACGTTTGATGCCGCAGCGTTTCGGTGGGTGCAGCGCCTACTTGGGCCCCGGCAGCAGTGGGTGGAAGCCGTGACATTTCTGGCCTCCCGCAATTTCATTACCATAGCCGGCCTGCTGCTCATCAACTGGCTGCTACTGCTGCGCCGGCACCGTTGGTACTCACTGTTGGTGCCCGTAGTAGCTCTGGGCAGCATCACCCTCAACTTGGTACTGAAGCAGTTCTACAACCGTCCGCGGCCCTTGCTGCCGCTGGTGTCGGCTTCGGGGCTGAGCTTTCCGAGTGGGCACGCCATGATTTCGGCCTCGTTTTATGGGTTGCTGGTATATCTGGTGCAGACGCACGTGCGGCCCCAGGGGCTGCGCTGGCTGCTTACCGCCCTGCTGGTCAGCATCATTCTGCTGATTGGCCTGACCCGCGTGTATCTACGGGTGCACTATGCCACCGATGTAATAGCCGGCTTCACGGCCGGGCTGGTCTGGCTGGTAGTGGCTATTCCGGTGCTGAAGCAGATTGAAAATCGGGTAAAAAAACGGTTTCAACATCAACCGCAATTCACTGAAAAACAGCCTGAATAG
- a CDS encoding phosphatase PAP2 family protein, producing the protein MLALFSFLTLEVLVVGSLFLASLALFFYLTRVVFGSHSLTFDYWAIGQANALRGAWPPITSVALFITFFASLPFLVAVAVLVPAAMRWWGHKREALEVFLAVAGAALFNQLLKIHFHRARPATALLPQLGLSFPSGHAMIGMALYGCLAWLLWRHGRHPAWAGLLLGWAVLIGLTRIYLQVHYATDVLAGFAAGLLWLILLRTALRLYWREKQQLLP; encoded by the coding sequence TTGCTTGCGTTATTTAGTTTCCTGACGCTGGAAGTGTTGGTGGTGGGAAGCCTGTTTCTGGCGTCTTTGGCGCTGTTTTTCTATCTCACGCGGGTGGTGTTCGGCTCCCACTCGCTCACCTTCGATTATTGGGCCATTGGGCAGGCCAACGCTTTGCGCGGGGCTTGGCCGCCGATTACCAGCGTAGCCTTATTTATTACGTTCTTCGCGTCCCTGCCCTTTCTGGTGGCTGTGGCGGTGTTGGTACCGGCCGCCATGCGGTGGTGGGGACATAAGCGCGAGGCGCTGGAAGTGTTTCTGGCCGTGGCGGGGGCGGCGTTGTTCAACCAGTTGCTCAAAATACATTTCCACCGGGCCCGCCCGGCTACAGCGCTGTTGCCCCAGCTGGGCCTGAGCTTCCCGAGCGGCCACGCCATGATTGGCATGGCCCTTTACGGCTGCCTGGCGTGGCTGCTTTGGCGGCACGGCCGCCACCCAGCCTGGGCCGGGCTGCTTTTGGGCTGGGCCGTGCTCATCGGCCTTACCCGCATCTACCTGCAGGTGCACTACGCCACCGATGTGCTGGCCGGGTTTGCTGCTGGCCTGCTCTGGCTGATATTGCTTCGCACGGCCTTGCGCCTCTACTGGCGCGAAAAGCAGCAACTGCTTCCATAA